Proteins from one Psychromonas sp. psych-6C06 genomic window:
- a CDS encoding phosphoadenylyl-sulfate reductase, which produces MTKKLDLQHLLSLDKAQRTEALRDVNALLESKTAIDRVKWAVENLETELVLTSSFGIQAAVCLHLITTVKPDIPVVLTDTGYLFPETYQFIDKLTEQLNLNLKVYSAKQSSAWQEARYGKLWEQGVEGLTQYNLLNKVEPMQRALKELNAKTWFSGLRRDQSSTRGDLPVLSIQNGCFKFLPIIDWSNKDVFYYLKEHGLEYHPLWDEGYVSVGDMQTSRPLEVGMSEEDTRFFGLKRECGLHEEQTEDQGSGI; this is translated from the coding sequence ATGACTAAAAAACTCGATCTACAGCATCTATTAAGCTTAGATAAAGCGCAACGTACAGAGGCGCTTCGCGACGTCAACGCTTTACTTGAGTCTAAAACCGCTATCGATCGCGTAAAATGGGCTGTTGAAAATCTTGAAACGGAGCTGGTATTAACGTCAAGCTTTGGCATTCAAGCGGCAGTCTGTTTACACCTGATAACCACAGTGAAACCTGATATTCCGGTTGTACTGACGGACACTGGTTATCTTTTCCCGGAAACTTATCAATTTATTGATAAATTAACCGAGCAGCTTAATCTTAATTTAAAGGTTTACAGTGCAAAACAAAGTAGTGCATGGCAGGAAGCGCGCTACGGTAAACTTTGGGAACAGGGCGTCGAAGGCTTAACACAATATAATCTACTCAATAAAGTTGAACCTATGCAACGCGCACTGAAAGAGCTCAATGCGAAAACATGGTTCTCAGGTCTACGTCGCGATCAATCTTCAACGCGTGGCGATTTACCTGTATTGAGTATCCAAAATGGATGTTTCAAGTTTTTACCTATCATAGATTGGTCGAATAAAGATGTTTTCTATTATCTCAAAGAGCACGGTCTTGAGTACCATCCTCTGTGGGATGAAGGCTATGTTTCTGTCGGTGACATGCAAACTTCACGTCCATTAGAAGTTGGTATGAGTGAAGAAGATACACGCTTCTTTGGGCTCAAGCGTGAATGTGGTCTCCACGAAGAGCAAACCGAAGATCAAGGTAGTGGTATTTAA
- a CDS encoding MipA/OmpV family protein: MPLFYLFLFIFPSALLASEALNSETKATWSETVPDWGIAIGVRNASIPYDISQESHVNDFVPKMYYEGEYIFLRGESGGLRFYQEEKFSASILGRYRYFDIPKEFQREYKGTNIDMGLQFEYLLQPHFPLQLELLSDVYGNSYGNANLRYQIDHNDWDIDLYSTFRYKSGEFNNLYYGFGQDDIGSDLDIKFGTEARYHLFSNLYLLGEMSINVLGNHTYQSELINSRVETEYYLGFGFFNDKKNQETLTLPDNHYLRLAYGWATPSNIGEIINGDTEKDEYNNRLSSLFYGIPLTESIFGLPIEFYFTPGFVYHFNSEVQDPLTEYVLAIKAYYTFTWPVRWRFGFAEGLSYVSDITYIEHNDDPDNPGSKILNYLDFTLDVNLGDVTNVKALDKLWLGYSIHHRSAIFESSSMFGRSKGGSNYNTIYLQWHF, translated from the coding sequence ATGCCACTGTTTTACTTATTTTTATTTATTTTTCCAAGTGCATTACTCGCGAGTGAAGCGCTTAATTCAGAGACCAAAGCTACATGGTCGGAGACTGTTCCTGACTGGGGAATTGCTATTGGAGTGCGAAATGCTTCCATTCCCTATGATATTTCACAGGAGAGCCATGTTAATGACTTTGTACCCAAAATGTATTACGAAGGGGAATATATTTTTTTACGAGGCGAATCAGGCGGGCTACGTTTTTATCAGGAAGAGAAGTTCAGTGCGAGTATTTTAGGGCGTTACCGTTACTTTGATATTCCTAAAGAGTTTCAACGCGAATATAAAGGCACTAATATCGATATGGGCTTACAGTTTGAATATTTGCTTCAACCTCACTTTCCGTTGCAGTTAGAGCTACTTTCTGATGTCTATGGCAATAGTTATGGCAATGCTAATCTACGCTATCAAATCGATCATAACGATTGGGATATAGATCTATATAGTACGTTTCGTTATAAAAGTGGTGAATTTAATAACCTTTATTATGGTTTTGGGCAAGATGATATTGGCAGTGACTTAGATATAAAATTTGGTACCGAAGCCCGTTATCACTTGTTTAGCAATCTTTACCTGCTTGGTGAGATGAGTATTAACGTACTTGGTAATCATACTTATCAAAGTGAACTGATTAATTCACGTGTTGAGACAGAATATTATTTAGGCTTTGGTTTCTTTAACGATAAAAAAAATCAAGAAACACTAACCTTGCCAGATAACCATTATTTGCGCCTTGCCTATGGTTGGGCAACACCTTCCAACATTGGCGAAATAATTAACGGCGACACCGAAAAAGATGAATACAATAATCGCTTAAGTTCACTGTTTTACGGTATCCCGTTGACGGAATCTATTTTTGGCCTACCCATTGAATTCTATTTTACCCCTGGTTTTGTATATCACTTTAATTCTGAAGTGCAAGATCCGTTAACAGAATATGTTTTAGCGATAAAAGCCTATTACACCTTTACTTGGCCCGTTCGTTGGCGATTTGGTTTTGCCGAAGGGCTTTCATATGTTTCAGATATTACTTATATCGAACATAATGATGATCCTGATAACCCGGGAAGTAAGATATTAAATTATTTAGACTTTACACTTGATGTGAACCTTGGCGATGTGACTAATGTGAAAGCGTTAGATAAACTTTGGCTTGGTTATTCTATCCATCATCGCTCTGCTATTTTTGAAAGTAGCTCGATGTTTGGACGCAGTAAAGGCGGTAGTAATTACAATACTATTTATTTACAGTGGCATTTTTAG
- a CDS encoding HesA/MoeB/ThiF family protein — protein sequence MLTDAEMLRYSRHLLLEEVGELGQKDLKKGKVLIIGMGGLGSPASLYLAAAGVGSIVIADFDCLEVSNLQRQIAYKTADIGTDKVALMKQRLEQLNPEVRVRSITREMDKEQLMMELMMVNLVLDCTDNMASRQMINAACVEAQVPLIVGAAIRMEGQLMFFDHGEPEAACYHCLFPTDEEQTLNCSNSGVLGPVVGTIGTLQALEAIKHITGLPSGIKNKLKLFDGKTLDWQTFAINKDPQCNVCGNR from the coding sequence ATGTTAACCGATGCCGAAATGTTGCGTTACAGTCGCCACCTATTATTAGAAGAGGTAGGAGAGCTGGGCCAAAAAGATCTGAAAAAAGGTAAAGTTTTAATTATCGGCATGGGCGGACTTGGCTCTCCCGCTTCGCTTTATTTGGCTGCAGCCGGCGTCGGCTCAATCGTTATTGCAGACTTTGATTGTTTAGAGGTGAGTAACCTACAGCGTCAAATAGCTTATAAAACCGCAGATATTGGCACAGATAAAGTCGCGCTAATGAAGCAGCGTCTTGAACAACTTAATCCCGAAGTACGTGTACGTAGCATTACTCGCGAAATGGATAAAGAACAGTTGATGATGGAGCTGATGATGGTGAATTTGGTGTTAGACTGCACCGATAACATGGCTAGTCGTCAAATGATTAATGCTGCCTGTGTAGAGGCGCAAGTTCCTTTAATTGTAGGGGCAGCTATCCGTATGGAAGGGCAGTTGATGTTTTTCGATCATGGAGAGCCTGAAGCTGCTTGTTATCACTGCTTGTTTCCTACGGATGAAGAGCAAACGCTCAACTGTAGTAACTCGGGTGTATTAGGCCCTGTTGTGGGAACTATTGGCACTTTGCAAGCGCTAGAGGCGATCAAACATATTACTGGTTTGCCTTCTGGCATAAAAAACAAATTAAAACTATTTGATGGCAAAACATTAGATTGGCAAACCTTCGCCATTAATAAAGACCCTCAATGTAACGTATGTGGAAATAGATAG
- the thiC gene encoding phosphomethylpyrimidine synthase ThiC: MSKEINSTLKTTDRKGLSRRESRQAAQDYIQNLNNESYPNSEKIFIDGEIHPIKVAMRQIHQTDTFVGGTEENPVFEKNEPIPVYDTSGPYTDPNTKIDVHAGLPKLRKAWIEARDDVEALEGVTSDFAKERLADDSLNELRFENLPKPLRAKKGKCVTQLHYARQGIITPEMEYIAIRENQGRDRIKCEALHFQHAGQSYGANLQESITPEFVRSEVARGRAIIPSNINHPELEPMIIGRNFLVKVNSNIGNSSVSSSIEEEVEKLVWSTLWGGDTVMDLSTGRNIHETREWIMRNSPVPIGTVPIYQALEKVNGVVEDLTWEVFRDTLIEQAEQGVDYFTIHAGVLLRFVPMTAKRVTGIVSRGGSIMAKWCLTYHKENFAYEYFREICEICQQYDVALSLGDGLRPGSVADANDEAQFSELEILGELTKVAWEYDVQVIIEGPGHVPMQMIKENMDKQLTECFEAPFYTLGPLTTDIAPGYDHITSGIGAAQIGWYGCAMLCYVTPKEHLGLPNKDDVKTGLITYKLAAHAADLAKGHPGAQIRDNALSKSRFEFRWEDQFNLGLDPVTAREYHDETLPQESGKVAHFCSMCGPKFCSMKITQDVRDFSDKLDSGEISIKILDETITMTAEEGMAAKAKEFNDSGAEIYQPPVLDKA; the protein is encoded by the coding sequence ATGTCCAAAGAAATCAACTCAACATTAAAAACCACCGATCGTAAAGGTCTCTCTCGTCGTGAATCGCGTCAAGCAGCGCAAGACTACATTCAAAACTTAAACAATGAATCTTATCCGAATTCAGAAAAGATTTTCATTGATGGTGAAATTCATCCTATTAAAGTGGCGATGCGTCAAATCCACCAAACTGATACCTTTGTCGGCGGCACGGAAGAAAACCCTGTATTTGAAAAAAATGAGCCAATTCCGGTTTACGATACCTCTGGGCCTTACACAGATCCAAACACTAAAATCGACGTGCATGCGGGTTTACCAAAATTACGTAAAGCGTGGATAGAAGCGCGTGATGATGTTGAAGCGTTAGAAGGGGTGACTTCTGATTTCGCTAAGGAGCGTTTAGCGGATGATTCTTTAAATGAACTGCGTTTTGAAAATTTACCAAAACCATTACGTGCTAAAAAAGGCAAGTGTGTTACGCAATTACACTATGCTCGCCAAGGTATTATTACACCTGAAATGGAATACATTGCCATTCGTGAAAACCAAGGTCGTGATCGTATTAAATGTGAAGCGTTGCACTTTCAACATGCAGGTCAAAGCTACGGCGCAAATTTACAGGAATCGATTACCCCTGAATTTGTTCGTTCAGAGGTCGCTCGAGGCCGCGCAATCATTCCATCAAACATTAACCACCCAGAATTAGAGCCAATGATCATCGGTCGTAACTTTTTAGTGAAAGTTAACTCTAATATCGGTAACTCATCGGTTTCATCTTCAATCGAAGAAGAGGTTGAAAAATTAGTTTGGTCAACGCTATGGGGCGGTGACACGGTAATGGATCTATCAACGGGTCGTAATATTCATGAAACTCGTGAGTGGATCATGCGTAACTCGCCAGTGCCAATCGGTACGGTGCCAATCTACCAAGCACTTGAAAAAGTAAACGGTGTGGTTGAAGACCTAACGTGGGAAGTATTCCGCGATACATTAATTGAACAAGCAGAGCAGGGTGTGGATTACTTTACCATTCACGCGGGTGTTTTATTACGTTTTGTACCGATGACCGCTAAGCGTGTTACAGGTATTGTTTCACGTGGTGGCTCTATCATGGCGAAGTGGTGTCTGACGTACCATAAAGAAAACTTTGCTTATGAATACTTCCGAGAGATCTGTGAAATTTGTCAGCAGTACGATGTGGCGTTATCACTAGGTGATGGTCTGCGTCCAGGTTCAGTTGCAGATGCAAACGATGAAGCACAATTCTCTGAGTTAGAAATTTTAGGTGAATTAACTAAAGTTGCATGGGAATATGATGTGCAAGTGATCATTGAAGGTCCGGGACACGTACCTATGCAGATGATTAAAGAAAATATGGATAAACAGTTAACAGAATGCTTTGAAGCACCTTTCTACACATTAGGTCCATTAACGACTGATATCGCACCGGGGTACGACCATATTACCTCTGGTATAGGTGCCGCTCAAATCGGTTGGTACGGTTGTGCAATGCTTTGTTATGTAACACCCAAAGAGCATTTAGGTCTGCCAAATAAAGATGATGTTAAAACAGGTTTGATTACTTACAAACTTGCTGCACACGCCGCTGATTTAGCAAAAGGTCATCCGGGGGCGCAAATTCGTGATAACGCATTATCTAAATCTCGTTTTGAATTCCGTTGGGAAGATCAGTTTAATCTTGGTTTAGACCCGGTAACTGCGCGTGAATACCATGATGAAACATTGCCACAAGAGTCTGGCAAAGTAGCGCATTTCTGCTCAATGTGTGGTCCTAAATTCTGCTCAATGAAAATCACTCAAGATGTACGTGATTTCAGTGATAAGTTAGACTCAGGTGAGATCTCAATTAAGATCTTAGATGAAACGATCACCATGACGGCAGAAGAAGGCATGGCAGCTAAAGCGAAAGAGTTTAATGACTCAGGAGCAGAGATATATCAACCTCCAGTACTAGATAAAGCTTAA
- a CDS encoding assimilatory sulfite reductase (NADPH) flavoprotein subunit, protein MALTNLSALTSPLSELQLSQLQQAMAGLDPMQTAWVSGYLAGVSQTPVSAQATVSSGQSLTILYGTQTGNSKGVAEQLGAAADAKGIAHRVVSMADYKVKSIKDESHLIIVASTNGEGEAPDDAIDLHEFLATKKAPKLNDLKFAVLGLGDSSYEFFCQTGKDFEQRISALGATIIAERLDADVDYDQVTGPWIDNALNEIEKTIEKGGVASAPVASVAGAVSANKYDKQNPFAASLIVSQKITGDQSAKDVRHIEIDLEGSDLTYTAGDALGVWFKNDAALVAQIIAKLNLDASTEVSVDDKTVSLSEALIESYELTGTHPGFVEGYATLTGNAALLELASDKNALRDFANNNQIVDVISDSGNDAVTAENFLALLRRISPRLYSIASSQTEVEEEVHLTIGSVLFENEQGEKRSGGASGFLNHRLAEGEEVKVFIEDNHNFRLPANPETPIIMVGPGTGIAPFRSFMQEREATDATGKNWLLFGDQTFNEDFLYQVEWQSHLKSGLLTKLDLAFSRDQAQKIYVQDRLKENAAEVYQWLQDGAHFYVCGDANRMAKDVHTALIEIISEQGNKNLEEAEQELNELRKAKRYQRDVY, encoded by the coding sequence ATGGCATTAACGAATCTCTCGGCATTAACTTCGCCATTATCTGAGTTGCAGTTATCACAACTACAACAAGCGATGGCTGGACTTGACCCAATGCAGACAGCATGGGTGAGTGGTTATTTAGCAGGCGTAAGCCAAACTCCCGTTAGCGCGCAAGCAACGGTAAGCTCAGGACAGAGCTTAACCATTTTATATGGTACACAAACAGGTAACTCAAAAGGTGTAGCAGAGCAACTAGGCGCAGCAGCAGATGCTAAAGGCATTGCACACCGTGTTGTTTCGATGGCTGATTACAAAGTTAAAAGCATTAAAGATGAAAGCCATCTCATCATTGTTGCCAGCACCAATGGTGAAGGCGAGGCCCCTGATGATGCGATTGACCTACATGAATTTTTAGCAACTAAAAAAGCCCCAAAATTAAACGACTTAAAATTTGCAGTGTTAGGCTTAGGTGATTCAAGTTATGAATTCTTCTGTCAAACAGGTAAAGACTTCGAGCAACGCATTAGTGCATTAGGCGCAACGATTATTGCTGAACGTTTAGATGCAGATGTTGATTACGACCAAGTAACAGGCCCATGGATCGACAACGCTTTAAATGAAATAGAAAAAACGATAGAAAAAGGTGGTGTTGCAAGTGCTCCGGTAGCTTCTGTCGCAGGCGCTGTATCAGCAAACAAATACGACAAGCAAAACCCTTTCGCGGCAAGCTTGATTGTTAGCCAAAAAATTACCGGTGACCAATCAGCAAAAGATGTACGCCATATCGAAATTGATTTAGAAGGTTCTGATTTAACTTACACAGCGGGTGATGCGCTAGGCGTGTGGTTTAAAAATGATGCAGCACTAGTTGCACAAATCATCGCTAAATTAAACCTTGATGCAAGCACAGAAGTAAGCGTTGATGATAAAACTGTTTCATTGAGCGAAGCGCTAATTGAGTCTTACGAATTAACAGGAACGCACCCAGGATTTGTAGAAGGTTATGCAACCTTAACAGGTAATGCAGCTTTACTTGAACTTGCTAGCGATAAAAATGCACTACGCGACTTTGCTAATAACAACCAGATTGTTGATGTAATTTCTGATAGTGGTAATGATGCAGTCACCGCTGAAAACTTCTTAGCGCTATTACGCCGTATCAGCCCTCGATTATACTCTATCGCTTCTAGCCAAACAGAAGTTGAAGAAGAAGTACACTTAACGATTGGCTCTGTATTGTTTGAAAATGAACAGGGTGAAAAACGTTCAGGTGGTGCATCAGGCTTCCTAAACCACCGTTTAGCAGAAGGTGAAGAAGTTAAGGTATTTATCGAAGATAACCATAACTTCCGCTTACCAGCTAACCCAGAAACGCCAATTATCATGGTTGGTCCTGGTACAGGTATCGCGCCGTTCCGTTCATTCATGCAAGAGCGTGAAGCGACAGATGCAACGGGCAAAAACTGGTTACTATTTGGCGACCAAACCTTCAACGAAGATTTCCTATACCAAGTTGAATGGCAATCGCACCTAAAATCAGGTCTGTTAACAAAATTAGACCTCGCATTCTCACGCGATCAAGCACAAAAAATCTATGTACAAGATCGCTTAAAAGAAAATGCAGCTGAGGTTTACCAATGGTTACAAGATGGCGCGCACTTCTATGTATGTGGTGATGCTAACCGTATGGCTAAAGATGTACACACAGCACTAATCGAAATTATCAGTGAGCAAGGTAACAAGAACCTTGAAGAAGCTGAACAAGAATTAAATGAATTACGTAAAGCAAAACGTTACCAAAGGGATGTTTACTAA
- the cysI gene encoding assimilatory sulfite reductase (NADPH) hemoprotein subunit: MSQKPTQKLHDNERIKIESNFLRGKLVEGINDTTTGSFPSDEVQLVKFHGLYQQDDRDRRAERKKQKLEPLYSFLLRARLPGGVLTPQQWLEIDRIAEELTDAGSIRITTRQTFQYHGIFKRNLKSVFQELKFKANIDAIFTAGDVNRNTICTSNPEQSVLHTEVYELSKAISEHFLPKSNAYAEIWLDGEKVVDTQENEPIYQNIFLPRKFKIAVALPPYNDVDIHANDLNFIAIIDGEGDDAKISGYNVVVGAGLGMTHGDKTTFPRLGDDFGFIPVDKVMAVAEAVVTTQRDLGGRVSRSHARTKYTLETHGIETFKQEVEKRAGITFAAPGAYEFTERGDRIGWVKGIDNKWHLTVFIENGRILDFDGKPLKSGLNKIAKVHTGTFRMTANQNLVIAEVEESQKELIEKMARECGLIDDGTTDQRKYSMACVALPTCPLAMAEAERYLPGLTDDVEGLLEKHGIAKDKIILRVTGCPNGCGRSMLAEIGLIGKAPGRYNLYLGGNTNGTRLPKMYKENIDEATIVATLDDLIGRWSKERNQDECFGDFSIRAGIVKEVVIAAKDFHD, translated from the coding sequence ATGAGCCAGAAGCCAACTCAAAAACTACACGATAACGAGCGTATTAAAATTGAAAGTAATTTTCTTCGCGGTAAATTAGTTGAAGGCATTAACGATACTACAACAGGTTCGTTTCCTTCTGATGAAGTACAACTGGTTAAATTCCATGGTTTATATCAACAGGATGACCGTGACCGTCGTGCAGAGCGTAAAAAGCAGAAGCTAGAGCCACTATACTCTTTTCTTCTTCGTGCTCGTTTACCGGGTGGCGTATTAACGCCACAACAATGGTTAGAGATTGACCGCATTGCTGAAGAGTTAACTGATGCAGGTAGTATTCGTATTACCACACGTCAAACATTTCAGTACCACGGCATTTTCAAGCGTAATCTTAAGTCTGTTTTCCAAGAGCTTAAGTTTAAAGCCAACATTGATGCGATTTTCACAGCTGGTGATGTTAACCGTAATACGATTTGTACATCAAACCCTGAACAATCAGTTTTACACACTGAAGTTTATGAGTTATCAAAAGCGATCAGTGAACACTTCCTACCAAAAAGTAATGCTTATGCAGAGATTTGGTTAGACGGTGAAAAAGTCGTTGATACACAAGAAAATGAGCCTATTTATCAAAACATTTTCTTACCGCGTAAATTTAAAATTGCCGTTGCGCTTCCACCGTATAACGATGTGGATATTCACGCAAACGACTTAAACTTTATCGCCATTATTGATGGTGAAGGTGATGACGCTAAAATTAGCGGTTACAACGTGGTAGTAGGTGCAGGCCTTGGTATGACACATGGCGATAAAACAACCTTCCCACGTTTAGGTGACGATTTTGGTTTTATCCCTGTAGATAAAGTAATGGCAGTGGCAGAAGCCGTGGTAACGACACAACGTGACCTTGGTGGTCGTGTAAGTCGCTCTCATGCACGTACTAAATACACGCTAGAAACACATGGTATTGAGACGTTCAAGCAAGAAGTTGAAAAACGTGCTGGCATTACTTTCGCAGCACCAGGTGCTTACGAGTTTACAGAACGTGGCGACCGTATCGGCTGGGTTAAAGGTATCGATAATAAATGGCACTTAACAGTATTTATCGAAAATGGTCGTATCTTAGACTTTGATGGCAAACCATTAAAATCTGGCTTAAACAAGATTGCTAAAGTACACACAGGTACGTTCCGCATGACGGCGAACCAAAACTTAGTGATTGCAGAAGTGGAAGAATCACAAAAAGAACTTATCGAGAAAATGGCACGTGAGTGTGGTTTGATTGATGACGGCACAACGGACCAACGTAAATACTCAATGGCTTGTGTGGCATTACCCACTTGCCCATTAGCAATGGCAGAAGCTGAGCGCTACCTACCAGGTCTAACTGACGACGTTGAAGGGCTACTTGAAAAACACGGTATTGCGAAAGATAAAATTATTTTGCGCGTTACCGGTTGTCCAAATGGCTGTGGTCGTTCAATGCTGGCTGAAATCGGCTTAATTGGTAAAGCACCAGGGCGTTATAACCTTTACTTAGGTGGTAATACCAACGGTACCCGTCTGCCGAAAATGTATAAAGAAAACATTGATGAAGCAACGATTGTAGCAACACTAGACGATTTAATTGGCCGATGGTCAAAAGAGCGTAACCAAGATGAATGCTTTGGCGACTTCTCTATTCGCGCCGGCATCGTTAAAGAAGTAGTCATTGCGGCTAAGGATTTCCATGACTAA
- the thiE gene encoding thiamine phosphate synthase yields the protein MSNIVWTIASSDSSAGAGIQADLHTIKALGADGCSVISAVTAQNSQTVSLVESVSDKMFIAQLDALASDMPAKIIKIGLIASIEHVKILAEKLAEYKASWSVAPFVIYDPVAVASTGDEMTEEGINEVIKSQLLPVIDLLTPNAKEVFTLSGHMLISGESLKGASEKLIEMGCKSVLIKGGHLPFLEEQCIDYYFDGEREIALTSPRLENVHSHGTGCTLSSALAATMAQSYFVEDALVIAKAYLNQGLKGSKQLGKGEGAIAHFGWPSDNADFPEVVLPESKVGYELDLQGTLEAGPGFVSCDTHKLGLYPVLDSVEWLEKVLKSGVKTLQLRIKDKQPEQVEQQIIDAIALGKKYDARLFINDYWQLAIKHGAYGVHLGQEDMDVADLPQIAEAGLRLGLSTHGYYEIQRAKQLKPSYIALGHIFETQTKDMPSDPQGLGRLAKYAALLAETPTVAIGGINLQRAPDVYKTGVGSIAVVTAITLADDYEDVISRFNDIMK from the coding sequence ATGAGCAATATTGTTTGGACAATCGCAAGTTCCGATTCAAGTGCTGGTGCGGGCATACAGGCTGATTTACATACCATTAAAGCATTAGGTGCTGATGGTTGCAGTGTGATCAGTGCGGTGACGGCGCAGAACTCTCAAACGGTGAGTTTGGTTGAAAGTGTCTCCGATAAAATGTTTATCGCGCAGTTGGATGCATTGGCCAGCGATATGCCGGCAAAAATCATTAAAATTGGTCTGATTGCTAGTATCGAGCATGTGAAAATATTAGCTGAAAAGTTAGCCGAATATAAAGCAAGCTGGTCGGTTGCACCTTTTGTTATTTATGATCCGGTGGCGGTTGCGTCAACGGGGGATGAAATGACAGAAGAGGGCATTAACGAGGTGATTAAATCTCAGTTACTGCCGGTGATTGATCTGTTAACACCTAATGCCAAAGAGGTGTTTACGCTGTCGGGGCACATGTTAATTAGTGGTGAATCACTAAAAGGGGCATCTGAAAAACTGATCGAAATGGGCTGTAAAAGTGTATTGATTAAAGGTGGCCACTTACCGTTTTTAGAAGAGCAGTGTATCGACTATTACTTTGATGGCGAACGTGAGATCGCGTTAACGAGTCCGCGTTTAGAGAATGTGCATTCACATGGTACAGGTTGTACGTTATCAAGTGCATTGGCTGCGACTATGGCACAAAGTTACTTTGTAGAAGATGCGTTGGTTATCGCTAAAGCCTACTTAAATCAAGGCTTAAAAGGTTCCAAACAACTCGGCAAAGGCGAAGGTGCTATTGCACACTTTGGCTGGCCAAGTGATAACGCCGACTTCCCAGAAGTGGTACTTCCTGAGTCAAAAGTCGGTTATGAATTAGATCTGCAAGGCACTTTAGAAGCGGGACCTGGCTTTGTAAGTTGTGATACTCATAAGCTTGGTTTATATCCAGTTTTGGATAGTGTTGAATGGTTAGAAAAAGTATTAAAAAGTGGCGTGAAAACGCTTCAACTTCGTATTAAAGATAAACAGCCAGAGCAAGTTGAACAGCAGATCATCGATGCGATTGCACTGGGTAAAAAATACGATGCACGACTATTTATCAATGATTACTGGCAATTGGCGATTAAACATGGTGCTTATGGTGTGCACTTAGGTCAAGAAGATATGGATGTTGCCGACTTGCCTCAAATTGCCGAAGCTGGTTTACGCTTGGGGTTAAGTACCCACGGTTATTATGAAATTCAGCGTGCTAAGCAGTTAAAGCCAAGTTATATCGCGCTAGGACATATCTTTGAAACACAAACCAAGGATATGCCCAGTGATCCGCAGGGTTTAGGACGTTTAGCTAAATATGCAGCTTTATTGGCAGAAACACCCACAGTTGCGATTGGTGGTATAAACTTACAACGTGCGCCAGATGTTTATAAAACAGGGGTGGGCAGTATCGCTGTTGTCACTGCTATTACCCTTGCCGATGACTATGAGGATGTTATTAGTCGATTTAATGACATCATGAAATAA
- a CDS encoding SEL1-like repeat protein — protein sequence MFYKHILCALISFGYCIALLANDNGFDGYKGYDVIQIYSQDELNALIYENKHLQRVKKDDCQLVEDIEAHALKIKEPSYVYLWGDMLAWGVCIERNAPLGMHYIKQSAKQGLLPAIEQLGRYYEKGILVRENKQRAIIYFREAALQGFVKAQINYVQMLNQGYGSPLDYEDAYNALFHSVISDPITQVKVQKMLDKLASKMPEYIVKRAQIEAI from the coding sequence ATGTTTTACAAACACATTCTATGCGCATTGATTAGCTTTGGATATTGCATTGCGCTACTTGCAAATGATAATGGCTTTGATGGCTATAAAGGTTATGACGTTATTCAGATTTATAGCCAAGATGAACTGAATGCGCTTATTTACGAAAATAAGCACCTGCAACGGGTAAAAAAAGATGACTGCCAACTTGTTGAAGATATTGAAGCACATGCATTAAAAATAAAAGAGCCATCATATGTTTACTTATGGGGAGATATGTTGGCATGGGGCGTCTGTATTGAACGTAATGCACCATTAGGTATGCATTACATAAAACAATCGGCAAAACAGGGGCTGTTACCTGCTATTGAACAACTTGGCCGTTATTATGAAAAAGGCATTCTAGTCCGAGAAAATAAACAACGAGCCATTATCTATTTTCGAGAAGCCGCTCTCCAAGGTTTTGTCAAAGCACAAATTAATTACGTCCAGATGTTAAATCAAGGTTATGGTAGCCCGCTAGATTATGAAGATGCCTACAACGCACTTTTTCATAGCGTCATTAGCGACCCTATTACGCAAGTAAAAGTACAAAAAATGCTTGATAAGCTCGCCTCTAAAATGCCAGAGTACATTGTTAAACGTGCTCAAATTGAAGCCATTTAA
- the thiS gene encoding sulfur carrier protein ThiS yields the protein MKVNVNEKLIELDENCNIEQLLATLESPLKGSAVAVNQKIISRSEWATFTLQENDQVSLFQAIAGG from the coding sequence GTGAAAGTAAACGTAAATGAAAAGCTTATCGAATTAGATGAGAACTGTAATATCGAGCAGTTATTGGCTACCTTAGAAAGTCCACTAAAAGGCAGTGCTGTCGCTGTTAACCAGAAGATAATCAGTCGCAGTGAATGGGCTACGTTTACCCTTCAAGAGAACGATCAGGTTTCTCTTTTTCAAGCGATAGCAGGGGGCTAA